One genomic window of Methyloceanibacter sp. wino2 includes the following:
- a CDS encoding pyroglutamyl-peptidase I: protein MADVSSDPLAHDSARPRVLVTGFGPFPGVAENPSGWLAERVAATAPPTDCMLYRAVLPTEWTAVASRAAYFHQAIRPRLMIHFGVQTQASEIQLECKAHNVTEQRPDAAGAHPGRPDVISGGGDMLETWLPVDALVARLQAEKFPASVSQSCGRYICNDLYFRSLHWAEQNGSDALFVHVPQTHVLSLHTLLQAAEMILQEALQAVQLQSKFEAGPLDTLPPTDTP from the coding sequence ATGGCAGACGTCTCGTCAGACCCTTTGGCGCACGATTCGGCACGGCCACGCGTCCTCGTTACGGGCTTTGGCCCGTTTCCCGGCGTCGCCGAAAACCCTTCCGGCTGGCTGGCCGAACGGGTGGCCGCAACCGCACCCCCCACGGACTGCATGCTCTATCGCGCGGTGCTGCCGACCGAATGGACCGCGGTCGCGAGCCGCGCCGCCTATTTCCACCAGGCCATCCGGCCGCGCCTCATGATCCATTTCGGCGTCCAGACGCAAGCGTCGGAAATTCAGTTGGAGTGCAAGGCCCATAACGTGACCGAGCAGCGCCCGGACGCCGCCGGCGCCCATCCCGGACGCCCCGACGTGATTTCCGGCGGCGGCGACATGCTCGAAACCTGGCTGCCCGTCGATGCGCTCGTCGCGCGGCTGCAAGCCGAGAAATTCCCGGCCAGCGTCTCTCAGTCTTGCGGCCGTTATATCTGCAACGATCTCTATTTCCGCTCGCTCCATTGGGCGGAGCAGAACGGCAGCGACGCGCTCTTCGTGCACGTGCCGCAAACCCATGTCCTGAGCCTACACACTCTGCTGCAGGCGGCGGAAATGATCCTGCAGGAGGCGCTGCAGGCCGTGCAGCTGCAGAGCAAGTTCGAGGCGGGGCCGTTGGACACCCTGCCGCCGACGGACACGCCATGA
- the meaB gene encoding methylmalonyl Co-A mutase-associated GTPase MeaB, which yields MTAKPQQSIDEIAAAIRGGDRVALGRAITLIESTRPEDQVRARELLKTLLPDTGKAIRIGISGVPGAGKSTLIDQFGLNLIEAGHKVAVLAVDPTSSRTGGSILGDKTRMGRLASETDAFIRPSPAGTSLGGVTKTTRETIAIAEAAGFDVVLVETVGVGQSETAVSNMVDVFVVVAIPGAGDELQGIKRGLLELADIIAVNKADSDNVERANRAAAEYRAALHILASGNIAWQPAVLTMSARDNTGLDTLWEKIGECRSSLAKAGVLDERRAEQAATWMREIFEQRLLAAFKGGRRAAREYQDIEDQVRAGTMSPAEGADALAGLVGLKDTE from the coding sequence GTGACCGCCAAACCCCAGCAGAGCATCGACGAGATCGCCGCCGCCATTCGTGGAGGGGACAGGGTGGCGCTGGGCCGCGCCATCACCTTGATCGAGAGCACGCGGCCCGAGGATCAAGTCCGGGCGCGGGAGCTGCTGAAGACGCTGCTGCCGGACACGGGCAAGGCGATCCGCATCGGCATCAGCGGCGTGCCGGGCGCAGGCAAGTCCACGCTCATCGATCAGTTCGGCCTGAATCTGATCGAGGCGGGACACAAAGTAGCCGTCCTCGCCGTGGACCCCACCTCGTCGCGCACGGGCGGCTCCATCCTCGGCGACAAGACGCGCATGGGACGGCTGGCCTCGGAGACGGACGCCTTTATTCGCCCCTCGCCCGCCGGGACCAGCCTCGGCGGCGTCACCAAGACCACCCGCGAGACCATCGCCATCGCCGAGGCCGCCGGGTTCGACGTGGTGCTGGTGGAGACCGTCGGCGTCGGCCAATCGGAGACGGCCGTCTCCAACATGGTCGACGTGTTCGTGGTCGTGGCCATTCCGGGCGCGGGCGACGAGCTGCAAGGCATCAAACGCGGCCTTCTGGAGCTTGCCGACATCATCGCCGTGAACAAGGCCGACAGCGACAACGTGGAACGCGCGAACCGCGCGGCCGCGGAGTATCGCGCGGCGCTGCACATTCTCGCCTCCGGCAACATCGCCTGGCAGCCGGCCGTGCTCACCATGTCGGCGCGCGACAACACCGGCCTCGATACGCTGTGGGAGAAGATCGGCGAATGCCGCAGCTCGCTCGCCAAGGCCGGCGTGCTCGACGAACGGCGCGCCGAGCAGGCCGCCACCTGGATGCGCGAGATCTTCGAGCAGCGCCTGCTCGCCGCCTTTAAGGGCGGCCGCCGCGCCGCGCGCGAGTATCAGGACATTGAGGACCAGGTGCGCGCGGGCACCATGAGCCCGGCCGAAGGGGCCGATGCGCTCGCCGGGCTCGTGGGGCTGAAGGACACCGAATAG